A region of Chloracidobacterium sp. DNA encodes the following proteins:
- a CDS encoding P22 coat protein - protein 5 domain protein yields the protein MALDFIPTVWAARLLVALEKALIYGQTNVSNRDYEGEIRKAGNTVKIASVGDVAVDDYVKDADIGDPASLTDTEQTLLINQAKYFNFYVDSVDRAQQNVNVLDEAMRRASWRLRDYADIFIAEAMESVVPVGNTIGTTGTPKIPTKADAYEYLVDLGVLLDESNTPIDGRFVVVPAWFHGLLLKDDRFIRSGTMPAERRLANGLVGEAAGFTILKSNNVPNTTGTKYKIIAGHSIATAYVEQILDVQTYKPEKRFGDAVKGLHVYGAKVVRPNNLAQLIASKA from the coding sequence ATGGCTTTAGATTTTATACCGACAGTTTGGGCGGCGAGATTGCTTGTCGCATTGGAAAAGGCTCTCATATATGGACAGACGAATGTGTCCAATCGCGATTATGAGGGCGAGATACGAAAGGCCGGAAATACGGTCAAGATCGCTTCGGTAGGCGACGTTGCGGTGGACGATTACGTCAAGGACGCCGATATTGGCGATCCGGCATCGTTGACCGACACCGAGCAGACGCTGCTTATTAACCAGGCGAAGTACTTTAATTTTTACGTTGACAGCGTTGACCGCGCGCAGCAGAACGTCAATGTGCTCGACGAGGCGATGCGGCGTGCGTCATGGAGGCTGCGGGATTACGCAGACATTTTTATCGCTGAGGCAATGGAATCGGTCGTGCCTGTGGGCAACACGATCGGTACGACCGGCACGCCGAAGATCCCGACCAAGGCCGACGCGTACGAGTATCTTGTTGATCTCGGCGTGCTGCTCGACGAATCGAACACGCCGATCGACGGCAGATTTGTGGTCGTGCCGGCGTGGTTTCACGGGCTTTTGCTAAAGGACGACCGATTTATACGTTCCGGAACGATGCCTGCGGAGCGCCGTCTGGCAAACGGTTTGGTTGGCGAGGCCGCGGGCTTTACCATCCTAAAATCGAACAACGTCCCAAACACCACAGGCACGAAATACAAGATCATCGCCGGTCATTCCATAGCAACCGCTTACGTCGAGCAGATCTTGGATGTGCAGACATACAAGCCCGAAAAGCGTTTCGGCGACGCCGTCAAGGGCCTGCATGTTTACGGCGCAAAGGTCGTGCGTCCCAATAATCTTGCTCAGTTGATCGCGAGTAAAGCGTAG
- the trmFO gene encoding methylenetetrahydrofolate--tRNA-(uracil(54)-C(5))-methyltransferase (FADH(2)-oxidizing) TrmFO, with the protein MRNSEQMYVIGGGLAGVEAAWQAAECGVKVRLYEMRPVLQTPAHRTDQLAEIVCSNSLKTDEPGSAPYLLKEELRRGGSLVLEVAAATRVPAGNALSVDRIKFAEMITERIEAHPNIELVREEVTTIPDDGITIIATGPLTSEAFTKEIMRFTGDDQLYFYDAIAPIVAADSIDMSIAFKAARYGKGGDDYINCPMSREEYQVFFDALVEAKSVPLKRFEETHWFESCLPIEEIARRGVDTLRFGPMKPKGLYDPRTNAEPYACVQLRQENLMADAYGFVGFQNHLRYGEQERVLKLIPGLHNAEFLQFGQIHRNTFINSPKILNETLATRANPHLFFAGQITGVEGYVESVATGWLAGLNAVRVLRGEPMLTAPTTSAIGALCRYVSNVETKNFQPVNITFGLLEPLSVELRKKYRNKRERHMVQVERALKDWDEWIANMNIETLEAIG; encoded by the coding sequence ATGCGTAACTCTGAACAAATGTATGTGATCGGCGGCGGGCTTGCGGGCGTCGAAGCGGCTTGGCAGGCGGCGGAATGCGGCGTTAAGGTGCGGCTTTATGAAATGCGGCCCGTTTTGCAGACGCCCGCGCATCGGACAGATCAGCTTGCCGAGATCGTCTGCTCAAATTCGCTCAAGACGGATGAGCCTGGATCGGCGCCATATCTATTAAAAGAAGAACTGCGACGCGGCGGTTCGTTGGTTTTGGAAGTTGCGGCGGCAACGCGTGTTCCTGCGGGCAATGCTTTGTCGGTTGATCGGATAAAGTTTGCGGAGATGATAACAGAGCGCATCGAAGCACATCCGAACATCGAGCTAGTTCGCGAGGAAGTTACAACGATCCCTGATGATGGGATAACGATCATCGCGACCGGGCCGTTGACTTCGGAGGCTTTTACGAAAGAGATCATGCGCTTTACGGGCGACGATCAGCTTTATTTTTATGATGCCATCGCACCTATCGTCGCGGCGGACTCGATAGATATGTCGATTGCGTTCAAGGCGGCTCGCTACGGCAAGGGCGGCGACGATTACATCAACTGCCCGATGTCGCGTGAGGAGTATCAGGTATTTTTTGACGCGTTGGTTGAAGCGAAATCTGTTCCGCTAAAACGTTTTGAAGAAACGCACTGGTTTGAAAGCTGTCTTCCTATCGAAGAGATCGCCCGGCGCGGCGTTGATACTTTGCGTTTTGGCCCGATGAAGCCAAAAGGGTTATACGATCCTCGAACTAATGCTGAGCCGTACGCCTGTGTGCAACTCCGACAGGAAAACCTGATGGCCGACGCTTATGGATTTGTCGGCTTTCAAAATCACCTGCGTTACGGCGAACAGGAACGCGTGTTAAAGCTGATCCCTGGTTTGCATAACGCAGAGTTTCTACAGTTCGGTCAGATACACCGTAATACGTTCATCAACAGCCCGAAAATACTGAACGAAACGCTTGCGACACGCGCCAACCCGCATCTCTTCTTCGCCGGCCAGATCACCGGTGTTGAAGGCTACGTCGAGTCCGTCGCGACCGGCTGGCTCGCCGGGCTGAACGCCGTGCGAGTGCTTCGTGGTGAGCCTATGTTGACCGCTCCGACAACCTCGGCCATCGGAGCGCTTTGCCGCTACGTTTCAAACGTGGAGACAAAGAATTTTCAGCCGGTAAACATCACATTCGGCCTCCTCGAACCGCTGTCCGTCGAACTGCGTAAAAAATATCGCAACAAACGCGAACGGCATATGGTGCAGGTCGAGCGAGCTTTGAAGGATTGGGATGAATGGATTGCAAATATGAATATTGAAACTTTGGAGGCAATTGGATGA